The Bacillota bacterium genome includes a region encoding these proteins:
- a CDS encoding photosystem reaction center subunit H, with protein sequence MRKGRQFLSLPVVTLEEGKEIGRIRGLVINPKTVEVAALIVQQSGFFSEQKVIPYPRVASVGNNALTIQKIASAEKITSLPEILNLVKEQVKLRGARVITEGGTALGYVEEFFVDPGTGKITAFEVGGRFGEFLKGKGVLPAGEVRTIGRDVLVVRNGAEARLTRSEGKLTETVKSLREGTTRLLQRARQIPHRSPGEASPDGSPAPSQKENGIQEDQEPPEGN encoded by the coding sequence ATGCGGAAGGGACGGCAGTTCCTTTCCCTCCCCGTTGTGACTTTGGAGGAGGGAAAAGAAATCGGGCGGATCCGGGGGCTCGTCATCAATCCCAAAACCGTCGAGGTGGCCGCGCTCATCGTCCAGCAGAGCGGCTTCTTTTCAGAACAGAAGGTGATCCCCTACCCCCGCGTGGCCAGCGTCGGAAACAACGCCCTCACCATCCAGAAAATTGCCAGCGCAGAAAAGATCACAAGTCTCCCCGAAATCCTGAACCTGGTTAAGGAACAGGTCAAACTGCGCGGCGCGCGCGTTATCACCGAGGGGGGAACCGCCCTCGGCTACGTGGAGGAGTTCTTCGTGGACCCCGGCACAGGGAAAATTACGGCATTTGAGGTGGGAGGGCGCTTTGGAGAGTTCCTGAAGGGAAAAGGGGTCCTTCCCGCCGGGGAGGTCCGCACCATCGGCAGAGATGTTCTTGTGGTCCGGAACGGAGCCGAGGCCAGGCTAACCCGGAGCGAAGGAAAGCTGACGGAGACCGTGAAAAGCCTCAGGGAGGGAACAACGCGCCTCCTGCAAAGGGCGCGGCAGATCCCGCACCGCTCCCCCGGCGAGGCGTCGCCTGACGGGAGCCCCGCCCCCTCACAAAAAGAGAACGGAATTCAGGAGGACCAGGAGCCGCCGGAAGGGAACTAG
- a CDS encoding ribose-phosphate pyrophosphokinase — translation MPLYTKKLKIFAGNANPGLAEEITEYLGVSLGSVQVSRFSDGEICVGINESVRGADIFLIQPTCPPVNENVMELLIMIDALRRASARRICAVLPYYGYARQDRKLKARDPITAKLLANLITAAGAGRVVTMDLHAGQIQGFFDIPVDHLPGVPILAEYFLSLELIDTVVVSPDVGGVTRAGDLANRLGAPIAIIDKRRPKPNVSEVLHIIGEVEGKTAIIIDDIIDTAGTITQGAEALLRHGAREVYACCTHPVFSGPARARLEASPLKEVVVTNTIPVPPEKFFSKLKVLSVAPLLGEAIIRIHEDLSVSKLFD, via the coding sequence ATGCCGCTCTATACGAAAAAGCTGAAAATCTTCGCCGGAAATGCCAATCCGGGACTGGCCGAGGAAATTACAGAGTATCTCGGGGTTTCTCTGGGAAGCGTCCAGGTGAGCCGCTTCAGTGATGGGGAAATTTGTGTGGGAATCAACGAAAGCGTCCGGGGGGCCGACATTTTTCTGATTCAACCCACCTGCCCCCCCGTCAACGAGAATGTCATGGAGCTTTTGATTATGATCGACGCCCTGCGCCGGGCTTCGGCGCGGCGGATTTGCGCCGTCCTCCCTTATTACGGCTACGCGCGGCAGGACCGGAAGCTCAAGGCCCGGGACCCCATCACCGCAAAGCTCCTGGCCAATCTGATCACCGCCGCCGGGGCAGGGCGGGTTGTCACGATGGATCTTCATGCCGGCCAGATTCAGGGGTTCTTCGACATCCCGGTGGACCACCTGCCGGGGGTGCCGATTCTGGCGGAGTATTTCCTGAGCCTGGAGCTGATCGACACGGTCGTCGTCTCCCCCGACGTGGGGGGGGTAACCCGGGCGGGGGACCTGGCCAATCGCCTGGGCGCACCCATCGCCATTATTGACAAGCGCAGGCCAAAGCCGAACGTCTCGGAGGTGCTCCACATCATCGGGGAAGTAGAGGGGAAAACGGCCATAATTATTGACGATATTATCGATACCGCCGGCACGATCACGCAGGGGGCGGAGGCCCTTTTGCGGCACGGGGCGCGCGAGGTTTATGCCTGCTGCACTCATCCTGTCTTTTCCGGCCCTGCCCGGGCGCGCCTCGAGGCCTCCCCGCTCAAAGAGGTTGTTGTCACCAATACAATTCCGGTGCCCCCGGAAAAGTTCTTTTCAAAATTGAAGGTGCTCTCGGTGGCACCTCTCCTGGGTGAGGCGATTATCAGGATCCACGAGGATCTTTCTGTGAGCAAACTCTTTGACTAG
- the glmU gene encoding bifunctional UDP-N-acetylglucosamine diphosphorylase/glucosamine-1-phosphate N-acetyltransferase GlmU produces MQGVGAVILAAGQGKRMKSEIPKVLHRVAGAPLIRHVLDSVEAAGIEEVVIVVGQGADLVRKALGAGYRYALQVEPRGTGDAVARALPLLSPECREVLVLCGDTPLLRPPTLLRLIEARRAAGAAVSLLTSSLENPRGYGRILRDGENRVLAIIEESDATAAQREIKEVNTGTYVFAREFLENTVARLRPENRQGEYYLTDCIGLLRAAGQPVAALNAPPEETLGVNTREELAAAGRILRRRECSRLMEAGVTILDPETTYPDRGVEVGPDTVIYPFTFLEGRTKVGRGCLLGPGTRLVDSTLGDAVEVWYSVVVESTVGDRCQIGPFAYLRPGSVLAEGVKIGDFVELKKAVVGAGSKIPHLSYVGDAVIGSGVNIGAGTITCNYDGLQKHETRVEDGAFIGSNTNLVAPVTIGKGAVTGAGSTITRDVPPGALAVERAKQVVIPDWAKRKAGKGKT; encoded by the coding sequence TTGCAGGGGGTAGGGGCTGTAATCCTGGCGGCAGGCCAGGGGAAGCGGATGAAATCGGAAATTCCAAAGGTGCTGCACCGCGTTGCGGGAGCGCCCCTGATCCGCCACGTGCTTGATTCCGTTGAAGCAGCCGGCATCGAAGAGGTTGTGATCGTCGTGGGCCAGGGGGCGGACCTTGTCCGGAAGGCGCTGGGCGCGGGGTACCGCTATGCCCTCCAGGTGGAGCCCCGGGGAACGGGGGATGCCGTGGCGAGGGCGCTTCCCCTTCTTTCTCCGGAGTGCCGCGAGGTTCTTGTCCTGTGCGGCGACACACCTCTCCTCAGGCCTCCAACCCTGCTCCGGCTGATCGAGGCCCGGCGGGCGGCAGGAGCCGCCGTTTCCCTGCTCACCAGCAGCCTAGAAAATCCCCGGGGCTACGGGCGGATCCTGCGGGATGGGGAGAACCGGGTGCTGGCAATTATCGAAGAGAGCGATGCCACCGCCGCCCAAAGGGAGATTAAAGAGGTTAACACGGGAACTTACGTCTTTGCAAGGGAGTTCCTGGAAAATACGGTAGCACGGTTGCGCCCCGAGAACAGGCAGGGAGAGTACTACCTCACCGACTGCATCGGGCTTTTGCGTGCCGCAGGGCAGCCGGTTGCCGCCTTAAATGCTCCCCCCGAGGAAACCCTGGGGGTGAACACGAGGGAGGAACTGGCGGCAGCGGGTCGCATCCTCCGCCGCCGGGAGTGCTCGCGTTTGATGGAGGCTGGCGTAACCATCCTCGATCCCGAAACAACCTACCCCGACCGGGGGGTGGAGGTCGGCCCGGACACCGTCATCTATCCTTTTACCTTTCTCGAGGGAAGAACGAAGGTGGGCCGGGGGTGCCTGCTCGGACCGGGGACGCGCCTTGTGGACTCCACCCTCGGGGATGCGGTAGAGGTCTGGTATTCTGTTGTGGTGGAGTCTACCGTAGGAGACCGGTGCCAGATCGGCCCCTTCGCCTACCTCCGGCCCGGGAGCGTGCTTGCAGAAGGGGTCAAGATCGGTGATTTTGTGGAGCTGAAAAAGGCGGTTGTGGGGGCGGGGAGCAAGATCCCCCACCTGAGCTACGTAGGCGATGCCGTCATCGGCTCCGGCGTAAATATAGGAGCCGGGACGATCACCTGCAACTACGATGGCCTTCAAAAGCACGAAACCCGCGTTGAAGATGGGGCGTTCATCGGGAGCAACACCAACCTCGTCGCTCCCGTCACCATCGGAAAGGGCGCGGTAACCGGGGCCGGCTCTACGATCACCAGGGATGTTCCGCCCGGTGCCCTTGCCGTAGAGCGGGCAAAGCAGGTCGTCATTCCCGACTGGGCAAAAAGAAAAGCAGGGAAAGGAAAGACGTAA
- the spoVG gene encoding septation regulator SpoVG: MQVTDVRIRRLNHEGKMKAVCSVTFDDAFVVHDVKVVEGQKGLFVAMPSRRTPAGEFRDIAHPISPDARELIQNAVLKAYQEATAV, from the coding sequence ATGCAGGTGACAGATGTTCGGATCCGGAGGCTCAACCATGAGGGGAAGATGAAGGCCGTTTGTTCCGTGACCTTTGACGATGCTTTTGTGGTTCACGACGTGAAGGTGGTAGAGGGTCAGAAGGGGCTTTTTGTCGCCATGCCGAGCCGCCGAACACCGGCGGGAGAATTTCGGGACATTGCCCACCCCATTTCGCCGGATGCGCGGGAACTCATCCAGAATGCGGTTTTAAAGGCCTACCAGGAGGCAACCGCGGTTTAA
- a CDS encoding NTP transferase domain-containing protein: MIDGVDAVVLAGDGGFRDPAAPAGEAPGKALLRIGSRAMVDYVVAALKSCAEIRKIVLVGPEAVRTLYGAESGLLFADPGASPLGSFAAGVAALEAAGEAEAGTPWVLACTGDLPFLTPAAVKDFLDRCRERKAAFYYPIIPRQVAEERFPGVKRTYARLREGTFTGGNLLLVDRRILGSCMAKAEEFIRLRKKPARLAQLVGWEILWKYLFGVLSVKNVEERVSELFGVPGAAVVSHYPEIGVDVDKPADLALARHLLSPSEA; the protein is encoded by the coding sequence GTGATTGACGGGGTTGATGCGGTTGTCCTTGCAGGAGACGGCGGCTTTCGGGACCCGGCTGCACCGGCAGGCGAGGCGCCGGGGAAGGCCCTCCTTCGCATCGGTTCCCGCGCCATGGTGGATTACGTGGTGGCAGCCCTGAAAAGTTGCGCCGAAATTCGGAAGATTGTCCTGGTGGGGCCGGAGGCGGTCCGCACCCTTTACGGAGCGGAGTCCGGGCTCCTCTTCGCGGATCCGGGAGCCTCACCCCTGGGGAGCTTTGCCGCCGGGGTGGCGGCCCTGGAGGCGGCCGGAGAGGCGGAGGCCGGAACCCCCTGGGTGCTGGCCTGCACCGGCGATCTGCCCTTTCTCACGCCTGCTGCCGTCAAGGACTTTCTCGACAGGTGCCGGGAGCGGAAGGCCGCGTTTTACTATCCGATTATCCCCCGCCAGGTCGCGGAAGAACGCTTTCCCGGGGTGAAGCGGACCTACGCCCGGCTCCGGGAGGGAACCTTTACGGGGGGCAATCTTCTGCTGGTGGACCGGAGGATTTTGGGGTCATGCATGGCGAAGGCGGAGGAGTTCATCCGCCTCCGGAAGAAGCCGGCGCGGCTGGCCCAGCTGGTTGGCTGGGAAATTTTGTGGAAGTACCTCTTCGGGGTTCTTTCGGTAAAGAATGTTGAGGAGCGGGTTTCGGAGCTGTTCGGGGTGCCGGGGGCTGCTGTCGTCAGCCACTACCCGGAAATCGGGGTGGATGTGGATAAGCCGGCAGATCTGGCGCTTGCCCGGCACCTGCTTTCCCCCTCTGAAGCCTGA
- a CDS encoding GntR family transcriptional regulator — protein MGKTERRLLPVRLDTYKPLREVVFDTLREAIINGTLRPGERLMEIQLAEELGVSRTPVREAIRKLELEGFVVMVPRKGAYVAGISLKDIADVFEVRASLEALAAGLAAERITEEELEELERILVRKAKIIEEGNLPSFVECDSRFHDTLYQVSRNQRLIQILSNLRDEIQRFRAVSLAYPGRMREALEEHRKIVEAIAERNAAQAQVLAWEHIENAENSLLEAVRGRQELGENSSAKGMER, from the coding sequence ATGGGAAAAACGGAGAGGAGACTGCTGCCTGTCAGGCTGGATACATATAAGCCCTTGCGGGAAGTCGTTTTCGACACCCTCCGGGAGGCGATCATCAACGGCACCCTGCGCCCCGGCGAAAGGCTGATGGAGATCCAGCTGGCCGAGGAGCTTGGAGTGAGCCGGACTCCTGTCCGGGAGGCGATCCGGAAGCTTGAACTGGAGGGATTTGTGGTCATGGTTCCCCGCAAAGGGGCCTACGTGGCGGGGATTTCCCTGAAAGACATCGCCGATGTTTTTGAGGTGCGGGCCTCCCTCGAGGCCCTCGCGGCCGGCCTTGCAGCAGAGCGGATCACCGAGGAGGAGCTTGAGGAGCTGGAGCGGATTCTCGTGCGCAAGGCGAAGATCATCGAAGAGGGAAACCTTCCTTCTTTTGTGGAATGTGACAGCAGGTTCCACGATACCCTTTATCAGGTAAGCCGGAATCAGCGCCTGATTCAGATTTTGAGCAATCTCCGGGACGAGATCCAGCGGTTCCGGGCGGTGTCTCTTGCCTACCCCGGGAGAATGCGGGAGGCGCTGGAGGAGCACCGGAAGATCGTGGAGGCAATTGCCGAACGGAATGCGGCCCAGGCCCAGGTGCTGGCCTGGGAGCACATCGAAAACGCGGAGAACAGCCTGCTGGAGGCGGTGCGCGGCAGGCAGGAGCTTGGGGAAAATAGCTCGGCAAAGGGGATGGAAAGGTGA
- a CDS encoding 4-(cytidine 5'-diphospho)-2-C-methyl-D-erythritol kinase, whose protein sequence is MKTLRLPAFAKINLTLDVGSRRPDGYHEICSVMQTVSLADSLAFTRLEAGIAVVCPAPGVPEGSGNLAYRALELLLPRLPGGVRLEIEKKIPVAAGLGGGSSDAASALKGVNLLYRLGLREEELILYAARLGSDVPFFVLGGTVLARGRGEVVTRLPPFPSCWLVLVKPGCQVSTREVYARFRPERRDPRTPRFLAALSRGDRAGMLAALGNDLEEVTAAQHPEVESRRARLEELGAERALMTGSGPTVFGIFPGEKEARLAARQLAGGGDWVFVCRTVNEDEIKKWEGDRDC, encoded by the coding sequence TTGAAAACCCTTCGCCTCCCGGCCTTTGCCAAGATCAACCTTACCCTGGATGTCGGCTCCCGGCGCCCCGACGGTTACCACGAGATCTGCTCGGTAATGCAGACGGTGAGCCTTGCCGACTCCCTTGCCTTCACCCGGCTCGAAGCGGGGATTGCCGTGGTTTGCCCGGCTCCCGGGGTCCCGGAGGGCTCCGGAAATCTGGCCTACCGGGCGCTTGAACTGCTGCTCCCCCGGCTCCCGGGGGGGGTAAGGCTGGAGATCGAGAAGAAAATTCCCGTGGCGGCAGGGCTGGGAGGGGGAAGCAGTGATGCCGCTTCCGCCCTCAAGGGAGTCAATCTCCTTTACCGGCTGGGGCTCAGGGAGGAGGAGTTGATTCTTTACGCCGCCCGGTTGGGTTCCGATGTCCCCTTTTTTGTCCTGGGGGGAACGGTGCTGGCGCGGGGCCGGGGGGAGGTTGTCACGCGCCTTCCGCCCTTTCCTTCCTGCTGGCTTGTCCTTGTCAAGCCGGGCTGCCAGGTCTCCACCCGGGAGGTCTACGCCCGTTTCCGCCCCGAAAGAAGAGACCCCCGTACACCGCGCTTTCTTGCGGCCCTGAGCCGGGGGGACAGGGCAGGAATGCTGGCCGCCCTGGGCAACGACCTCGAGGAGGTGACGGCCGCCCAGCACCCCGAGGTGGAGAGCCGCAGGGCGCGCCTGGAAGAGCTGGGAGCCGAAAGGGCTCTCATGACGGGGAGCGGGCCGACGGTCTTCGGGATCTTTCCGGGGGAGAAGGAGGCGCGTCTTGCGGCCCGGCAGCTTGCAGGGGGAGGAGACTGGGTTTTTGTCTGCAGGACCGTTAACGAAGATGAGATCAAAAAATGGGAAGGGGATAGGGACTGCTGA
- the cphA gene encoding cyanophycin synthetase, producing the protein MEVVEIRTFEGRNVWSHTPVLQARLLLGPREQLHTGELAGFPERLLSLLPGLAEHACGRGYPGGFQERLREGTYLGHVVEHVALELQARAGFPVSYGKTVRGSAPGTWDVVLEYGTPELGKAALEAAVALVVAVLEGLPFPVLETVERLRKLGNKTCLGPSTRSILEACRAREIPVLPLASGSLFQLGYGCRQKLVQATITSQTSALAVDLACDKVLAKRLLAEAGLPVPRGRIAASLEEAQAAARDLGSPVVVKPRRGNQGKGVVLNLTDPREIEAAFRIARSYDSEVLVEEYIEGRHYRLLVIGGELVAAAERLPACVTGDGVHSIRELVELANRDPRRGEGHEKPLTRLKIDPTALLVLARQGCRPESRPAAGEVVVLRDNANLSTGGTARDVTPAVHPENAGLAVRAARVLGLDVAGVDLVTPEIARPAREEGGMIIEVNAAPGFRMHLFPSEGEPRDVGRALVDYLFPPGCETGVPVIAVTGTNGKTTTVRILAHLFRQQGTVVGMTTTGGVYIDGDCLCTGDTTGPASARMVLRDPRVEVAILETARGGILRGGLGYDLADVAVVTNIGPDHLGQDGIETLDDLFWVKSLVVEAVRKDGFVILNADDPFASRFARRARGQVVYFSLRENNLLVRRHLGTGGRAVFVKEGIVYFARGEETLRLISLKGIRAGIGGRALHNLENAIAAAAAAWVCRLPLALIRRGLRTFGAQLSHNPGRLIIRRVGKVTVIVDFGHNAPAFRRISEFARALKPRRLLGVIGMPGDRCDEQIVAAGEAAGAGFDEVFLKEDRDLRGRAPGETARLLYVGARRAGLPASCLHIVPEETAAVRRALGRACPGDVVVVFYEELEPVLRVLEEAEDAIRKAEREKKAVIQS; encoded by the coding sequence GTGGAGGTCGTAGAAATCCGCACTTTTGAGGGGCGGAACGTCTGGAGCCATACTCCGGTGCTGCAGGCCCGGCTTCTCCTGGGGCCCCGGGAACAGCTTCATACAGGTGAGCTTGCAGGCTTCCCGGAGCGCCTCCTGAGCCTGCTCCCCGGGCTGGCGGAGCATGCCTGCGGGCGCGGCTACCCGGGTGGCTTTCAGGAGCGCCTTCGGGAGGGGACCTACCTGGGCCATGTGGTCGAGCACGTGGCGCTGGAGCTCCAGGCCCGTGCGGGCTTTCCGGTCAGCTACGGAAAAACCGTCAGGGGCTCTGCTCCGGGGACCTGGGACGTGGTTCTGGAATACGGAACCCCGGAATTGGGAAAGGCCGCCCTGGAGGCTGCGGTGGCGCTTGTCGTCGCGGTTCTGGAGGGGCTCCCCTTTCCGGTTCTGGAGACGGTGGAGCGGCTGCGGAAGTTGGGGAACAAGACCTGTTTGGGCCCGAGCACGAGGAGCATTCTTGAAGCCTGCCGCGCCCGGGAGATTCCGGTCCTCCCCCTTGCCTCCGGCAGCCTCTTTCAGCTGGGGTACGGCTGCCGGCAGAAACTGGTGCAGGCCACAATCACCTCCCAAACTTCTGCCCTCGCGGTGGATCTGGCCTGCGATAAGGTTCTGGCCAAGCGCCTCCTGGCGGAGGCGGGGCTTCCCGTTCCCCGCGGCCGGATCGCCGCCTCCCTGGAGGAGGCGCAGGCCGCAGCCCGGGATCTGGGCAGCCCGGTTGTGGTGAAGCCGCGCCGCGGCAACCAGGGGAAAGGGGTCGTGTTAAACCTGACGGATCCCCGGGAAATCGAGGCGGCCTTCCGCATCGCCCGGAGTTATGATTCTGAGGTTCTGGTAGAGGAGTACATTGAAGGGCGCCACTACCGCCTCCTGGTGATCGGGGGGGAGCTTGTGGCGGCGGCGGAAAGGCTTCCCGCCTGCGTTACCGGGGATGGGGTTCACTCGATTCGGGAACTGGTGGAGCTGGCCAACCGCGACCCCCGGCGGGGGGAGGGGCACGAAAAGCCCCTAACCAGGCTGAAGATTGACCCGACCGCGCTCCTCGTCCTGGCCAGGCAGGGTTGCCGCCCGGAAAGCCGCCCCGCTGCCGGGGAGGTGGTGGTTTTGCGGGACAACGCCAACTTAAGCACAGGCGGTACTGCCCGCGATGTAACCCCTGCCGTTCACCCGGAAAACGCCGGGCTCGCGGTGCGGGCTGCCCGCGTCCTGGGCCTCGATGTGGCGGGAGTGGACCTGGTGACCCCCGAAATCGCAAGACCGGCGCGGGAGGAGGGCGGGATGATTATTGAAGTCAACGCCGCCCCGGGCTTCCGGATGCACCTTTTCCCCAGCGAGGGGGAGCCCCGGGATGTGGGGCGCGCCCTTGTGGATTACCTCTTTCCGCCTGGCTGCGAAACAGGCGTTCCGGTCATTGCGGTGACCGGAACCAACGGGAAAACCACGACGGTGCGGATCCTCGCCCATCTTTTCCGGCAGCAGGGCACCGTTGTGGGAATGACCACCACCGGGGGGGTTTACATTGACGGCGACTGCCTCTGCACCGGTGACACCACAGGCCCTGCCAGCGCCCGGATGGTCCTGCGCGACCCGCGGGTTGAGGTTGCCATCCTGGAAACGGCGAGAGGAGGGATCCTGCGCGGGGGGTTGGGGTACGACCTTGCAGATGTGGCGGTAGTAACCAACATCGGGCCGGATCACCTCGGGCAGGACGGGATCGAAACCCTGGACGACCTTTTCTGGGTGAAATCCCTGGTGGTGGAAGCGGTCAGGAAGGACGGCTTTGTCATCCTCAACGCAGATGATCCCTTTGCCTCCAGGTTTGCCCGGCGCGCCCGGGGCCAGGTGGTTTACTTCAGCCTCAGGGAAAACAACCTCCTTGTCAGGCGCCACCTGGGAACGGGGGGCCGCGCCGTCTTCGTGAAGGAGGGGATCGTCTATTTCGCCCGGGGGGAGGAGACCCTGCGCCTCATCAGTCTCAAGGGAATCAGGGCCGGAATCGGGGGGCGGGCGCTCCACAACCTCGAGAACGCCATTGCTGCCGCTGCGGCCGCCTGGGTTTGCAGGCTTCCCCTGGCCCTGATCCGGCGCGGCCTGCGCACCTTCGGCGCCCAGCTTTCCCACAATCCCGGACGCCTGATCATCCGCCGGGTGGGAAAGGTCACGGTGATCGTCGACTTCGGGCACAATGCTCCCGCCTTCCGGCGGATTTCGGAGTTTGCCCGCGCCTTGAAGCCGCGCCGCCTGCTGGGAGTGATCGGGATGCCGGGGGACCGGTGCGACGAACAGATTGTGGCCGCCGGGGAGGCGGCCGGAGCCGGCTTCGACGAAGTTTTTCTCAAGGAGGATCGCGACCTGCGCGGGCGCGCCCCGGGCGAGACGGCACGCCTCCTTTACGTGGGAGCGCGGCGGGCGGGTTTGCCTGCCTCGTGCCTCCACATCGTCCCGGAGGAAACCGCAGCCGTCAGGCGCGCGCTGGGCCGGGCCTGCCCCGGCGATGTGGTTGTGGTCTTCTACGAGGAACTGGAGCCGGTGCTGCGTGTGCTCGAAGAGGCGGAGGATGCAATCCGGAAAGCGGAGCGTGAAAAAAAGGCGGTAATCCAGAGCTGA